The genomic DNA CGATCCCGTCGATGGCGTTGAGGTAGGAGAGGATGGAGTTGGTACGACCCCGGAGAAGGATGTTAAGCATCTGTCGGACAGTTCTGTGGATGGTTTGGGGAAAGAAATTCTAGCCACGGTAGAAGTCGGAAAGATTATCGGGGTTGAGTTAAACAGGTTCGGGCCTATGATGGAGAAAGTGATCTCAGAAGAAGGGATTAATGCGGCTGACCAATGAATTTCATGACTTTGAATATCAGAGGTCTGAGAGGGGGTGAGAAGGAAGCTTGGGTCAAGGACATCAAAACCAAACACGGGCTGAATTTTTTAGCGCTTCAAGAAACTAAGGTTGGCAACACGACAGGTATGTTTTTCTCCAAATTTGGGGGGGGGGTAATAAGTACGAGATGGAGTTTGTTAACGCGGTGGGGCAATCGGGTGGGTTGGTGTGTTTGTGGGATCCTGGAGTTTTCAAATTCTCTGGGTCGATCAAAAACTATAATTTTCTTATTATCAAAGGGAGGGTTAAGGGGTGTGGGGAGGAGCtaaatattttaaatatttatGCTCCGCAAGGGGTTTCAGCCAAGAAAGATCTGTGGGATGTTATCGAGTCCGAGATTGGCAGGAGCTCTGGTATGTGGATCCTGTTGGGGGATTTCAACTCCGTGCGGTCACCCGACGAGAGGAGAAATTCCGCTTTCAAAGCTCCTTGCGCTAgaaattttaatgcttttattcataacATGGGCCTTGTTGAGTGTAACATGACAGGGAAACAGTTTACTTGCAACCGTGACTACGGCAAGAAACTAAGCAAAATTGATCGGATGTTGGTGTGTCATAATTTTTTTAGCAAATGGTCGACGACATGTCTTAGAGCGCTTCCTTGGCTTTTCTCGGATCACTGCCCACTGATTTTGACAACGGTTGATAATAATTTTGGGCCAAAACCTTTTAGGTTCTTCAATTCTTGGATTGTAAAGATGGGTTCGAGGAGGTGGTCAAAGGGGCAGCGGAATCGCTTCAGAATTCGGGCCTTGCTGACTCGACTCTTTCTAAAAAGTTTTCCTTTATAAGGAATCACATTAAAAAATGGAGGGACGACATGCTTTTGAAAGAAAGAGAAACCGAGGTTAAAGCCCTAGAGGAGATTAAAAGTCTAGAAGAAACCTTGGTTGAAAGAGAGCTCGAGGAGGAAGAAGAATGGGCGCTGTGGGAGAACAAAAAAGTCCTGAAAGAGTTCGAACAAAGGAAAAATAAGGATCTTAAACAACGTGCTAGGGTTCGTTGGGCGATCGACGGGGATGAGAACTCTAAATTTTTTCATGGTTCGATTAACTATAGGAAGGCGAGGAATTCGATCCTGGGCCTTAATATTGAGGAAATTGGGTGTCTAAACCGTCGCTTATCAAAAAGGAGGTGTTGAGGTTTTTTAGAAATCAGTTCGTTGAAACCTTCCATGTTAGGCCTGGGATGCGTTGTGATAACATTAAGAAGCTGTCGGAGGAAAGCAAAGTGAGGATTGTGGAAGtcttctccaaaaatgagatAAAAGAAGCGGTGTTCGGATGTGGAGCGGATAAAGCGCCCGGTCCTGACGGGTTCAACTTCAGATTTATCAAACACTTCTGGTACCTATTTGAAGATGATTTTTACAATGTCATGCTCCAATTTCATAAAGATGGAAAAATAAACTGTGGGAGTGGGTCGTCCTTTATCACCTTGATTCCTAAAGTTAAAGTTAAGGACCCAGTGGACTTGAACATATCTAAAGTTTTAGCGAATAGGTTGAAGGAAGTTATGGGTGAGGTCATATCGGAGTTCCAGTCGGAGTTTATCAAAGGGAAATTCATTCTTGACGGTTCGCTTATGGTCAATGAACTTATCTCGTGGTGCAAAAAAACTAATAAACAGGCGTTTTTTCTTAAAATTGACTTTGAAAAAGCCTACGATAACGTCAACTGGAACTTTGTGATCGACTCTATGAGACAAATGGATTTTCCTAGTGCTTGGTGCGACTGGATTTTCGGTGTATTAGCTTCGGCCAGGTCCGCGGTTCTAGTGAACGGAGCGCCTACATTCGAATTTCAATGCTTCAAAGGTATGAGACAAGGTGACCCTCTTTCcccctttttatttctttttgttaTGGAAATTTTGTCGTGCATGTTTTTGAAATCTAGGAAAAGCGGAGCGATGCAAGGCCTAAAAACCCCAAATAATGGTCCTACTATCTCTCATCTTCTGTACGCGGACGATGCCATTATCATTGGGGAATGGGAGGACGAGAACATTAGAAACGTTGTGAGAATTTTGCGGGTTTTTTACATGTGCTCAGGGCTGAAAATAAATTTAAATAAGTCTTGCCTTTATGGTATAGGAGTGAATTCCTCGGAAGTGATAAATAAGGCTAGCGATATTGGTTGCATTGCGGGGGAAACTCCGTTCGAATATCTTGGCCTAATGGTGGGAGCGAATATGAATCGTATCAATAACTGGAAGCCGGTGTTCGATGTGTTTGAAACTAGATTGTCTTCTTGGAAGGCGAACTCTCTTTCAATGGGAGGTCGGGTGGTCATCATTAGATCTATTCTTGAGAGTCTTCCAAACTATTACTTCTCTTTATACAAGGCGCCCTCAAAAGTTATATCGGAGCTGGAAAAACTTATAAGAAGGTTTCTTTGGGGAGGTTCAGAAGGGGTTAGAAAGATGCATTGTGTTTCATGGGATCGGGTCTCAATTCCTAAGGAAGATGGGGGCATTGGTATTTGTAAACTTAGAAATATCAACACGACTCTTTTAGTCAAGTGGGTGTGGAGTTTTAAAAATGAAAGAGATCATTTATGGAAGAAGGTGATTGAGGCTATTCACTCCAGTAGTCGGAATTGGGATATCTTACCGGTGAAAAAGTCTTTTAACGGTGTTTGGAACAATATCGTCAGAACGTGCAATAAAATAAAAATCGAAGGTGCCCCGATCAGGAACTATTTTAGAGGGGAGCTGGGTAACGGTCGAGACATATACTTTTGGATCGATCCTTGGCTGGAACGCGAACCTCTAAAAGACATATACCTCAACTTGCTCAAGCTGGAGTCTGACAAAAGATGCAAAGTGGCGGACAGAGTTAAAGTCCAGGAAGGGAGACATCATGTGGAGTGGAAATGGAGGAAAGGGCCTGAAACTTTTGTTCAAATTATCGAATTTAATTGGTTTTGCAGGTCTTTGGATCAGGTGCAATTTAAGGAGGAGCGAGACAAGTGGAAGTGGCTTGGAGATGCGGTTGAAGAATTCTCAGTTAAGGCGGTGAAGAATTGTCTAGCGAAAGAGGAGCTTCCTTCTGTTGACTCTGTTCCGGAATGGAGCAGATTGGTTCCTCTCAAATGCAACCTACTGGTTTGGAAAGCAGAGATGGGTAAGATACCTACTCTTGCGGCCCTTGCTAATCGCGGAGTTGATATAGAGGATTTGACGTGCTCTATGTGCAACTCGGCCGACGAAAGTGCTGATCATATTTTTGCCAGATGTGCTATTGCTGCCCAGGTGTGGTTCGCTATTTCTAGGTGGTGTAAAATCGCCCCGGTGTTCTCCACTTCTGTTAAAGAGATCCTGGAAATTCACAATCATGTTGGGCTGAAGAATTCTGCCAAAGATATATTTTGTGGGATCGTGAGAGtggtttgttggtgcatatggcGGGCTCGTAACAAACAGAAATTCGAAGACAATCAGGTCAAGGTGGCTGACATCATTAGCGATATTAAAGTGCTTGGCTTCCTTTGGATTTGTAATAGATATAAAGTCAGGAATATCTCGTGGGTAGATTGATGTGGTTTTGTAAATATGTAGTCCCTCCGTTGTTTGGCCCCCCATTTTGGGGTTTGGTCGGTTCATTTTAATAAAGTTCtcttttcaaaagaaaaaaaaagggggggggggattTACCTAGTAACCTAATTCTCATCATCATGATTCACGCCCAATAAGTTAGGACGGACCCCAAGAAGAATAAACCATAGTTCGATATTTTTTAATtatcacacacacatataaatctatactatataataaaagaaacatgattttgaacacgtgtcattcattgaagatgtctacatttgtaatttcctatcttttcatacttaatattattatttaccaaattgacacttttttatttagtttacccttatctcttattttatgaaaaaaaaattatcgattattctatctcttattttcatattgcatgttttttttaaatttagtttgTACTTATCTTTTCCGTTCAAATGGAACAGAAGTAAAATTATTGGGTTTCACATTTGTAATaagttattattttattaagaTGCTATCGTTATATTtgctcatgttcaaaatgatcagaaaaaaaaaaaaaactcagttatttttgtttctaggaaatcataatccttttatttgattcaatcattct from Helianthus annuus cultivar XRQ/B chromosome 7, HanXRQr2.0-SUNRISE, whole genome shotgun sequence includes the following:
- the LOC110866763 gene encoding uncharacterized protein LOC110866763 produces the protein MEFVNAVGQSGGLVCLWDPGVFKFSGSIKNYNFLIIKGRVKGCGEELNILNIYAPQGVSAKKDLWDVIESEIGRSSGMWILLGDFNSVRSPDERRNSAFKAPCARNFNAFIHNMGLVECNMTGKQFTCNRDYGKKLSKIDRMLVLQFLDCKDGFEEVVKGAAESLQNSGLADSTLSKKFSFIRNHIKKWRDDMLLKERETEVKALEEIKSLEETLVERELEEEEEWALWENKKVLKEFEQRKNKDLKQRARVRWAIDGDENSKFFHGSINYRKARNSILGLNIEEIGCLNRRLSKRRC